Proteins from one Podarcis raffonei isolate rPodRaf1 chromosome 1, rPodRaf1.pri, whole genome shotgun sequence genomic window:
- the CATIP gene encoding ciliogenesis-associated TTC17-interacting protein, translating to MQKKTSDEVAKEVPIPKVPAANKGAVEFLSLIELKEIKYCIFGESLVAISESGETTGTFTISVEETSYSPDDWDEEDLYLVRASSKGTIDGIPCTTSITGYVTKKLETVEQHTKESVRFREHPVETRTHVVRRQDQLFVSKTVVERDEEIHVDTFSYKRAQLHGLVSESANFLVMRVMARRQAVPQDAIFLAFGIDQHICPCTYSSLGIQKQKVGKEEVEVFVIERVVHSVDEVPLCWQFYFLSDGHLSRRVQVGSPATMVILQMPILIDTDEPDPRPVFEKIPLDWEEDVQLYSQFLDRKEELQASHATYVRRHPELRALLADFLQLLLLRKPDDVVTFAAEFFAPFSAERPPCRSFRSSDKPSPFRSHV from the exons ATGCAAAAGAAGACCTCAGACGAGGTGGCGAAGGAGGTGCCAATACCGAAGGTCCCAGCTGCCAACAAAGGGGCAGTGGAATTCCTCTCGCTCATTG AACTGAAAGAGATAAAGTACTGCATTTTTGGGGAATCACTGGTTGCCATCTCAGAGAGCGGAGAGACTACAGGGACATTCACCATCTCAGTGGAGGAGACCAGCTATTCACCAGACGACTGGGACGAAGAAGACCTGTACCTGGTCCGTGCCAGCAGCAAGGGGACCATTGATGGCATCCCTTGCACAACGTCCATTACAG GATATGTAACAAAGAAATTGGAAACTGTGGAGCAGCACACAAAGGAAAGTGTGAGG TTCAGGGAGCACCCAGTGGAAACCAGGACCCATGTGGTGAGACGCCAAGACCAGCTTTTTGTGAGCAAAACTGTGGTGGAAAGAGAT GAAGAGATCCACGTTGACACATTTTCTTACAAACGTGCACAGCTTCATGGTCTAGTCTCAGAGTCTGCCAACTTCCTGGTGATGCGGGTGATGGCCAGGAGGCAAGCCGTACCACAGGATGCCATTTTCCTCGCATTTGGCATTGACCAGCACATCTGCCCCTGCACCTAT agttccctgggcatCCAGAAGCAGAAAGTGGGCAAAGAGGAGGTGGAGGTGTTTGTCATCGAGAGAGTTGTGCACTCCGTGGATGAGGTCCCCCTGTGCTGGCAGTTCTACTTCCTGTCGGATGG GCATTTATCTCGCCGTGTCCAGGTTGGATCCCCGGCCACCATGGTGATCCTGCAGATGCCCATTCTGATCGACACAG ATGAACCAGACCCTCGTCCAGTCTTCGAGAAAATCCCGCTGGATTGGGAAGAGGATGTGCAGCTGTATTCCCAGTTCTTAGACAGAAAG GAGGAGCTGCAAGCAAGCCATGCCACCTATGTGCGTCGCCACCCAGAGCTCCGTGCGCTGTTGGCAGATTTCTTACAGCTGCTGCTCCTTCGCAAGCCCGATGACGTGGTCACCTTCGCTGCGGAGTTCTTTGCCCCCTTTTCAGCGGAGCGCCCGCCCTGCAGGTCGTTTCGGTCATCCGACAAGCCCAGCCCCTTTCGCAGCCACGTCTAA